A region from the Benincasa hispida cultivar B227 chromosome 12, ASM972705v1, whole genome shotgun sequence genome encodes:
- the LOC120067741 gene encoding cytochrome P450 78A3-like, protein MSLSSEIESLWVFALASKCSALPKQNILFSLLLLLLIWFLLSIFYWAHPGGPAWGRRRRRRLHRHCPSTIPGPRGLPVIGSMRLMTGLSHQKIASMAKSLGATRLMAFSLANTRVIVTCHPDVAKDILNSSVFADRPIKESAYSLMFNRAIGFAPYGIYWRTLRRIASHHLFCPKQIKSSESQRRQIASQMVKILSSIATSSSLPIRQTLKTASLNNIMGSVFGRFYNLSDSNPEVQLLQTLVDEGYDLLGLLNWSDHLPFLADFDPQNIRFRCSRLVPQVNRFVTRIINEHRQKSNPEIMDFVDVLLSLQQNDNLADSDIISVLWEMIFRGTDTVAVLIEWILARMVVHKEEQEKVQEELDNVVGKSRAVMESDIPSLVYLTAVIKEVLRLHPPGPLLSWARLAITDTIVDGHHVPRGTTAMVNMWSIARDPQIWSDPLEFKPDRFVSGGGADVEFSIMGSDLRLAPFGSGRRTCPGKALAWTTVTFWVATLLHEFKWLPSPDQNDAVDFSEVLKLSCEMANPLKVKLCPRRI, encoded by the exons atgtcGTTGAGTAGCGAAATTGAAAGCCTATGGGTTTTCGCTTTGGCTTCCAAATGCTCAGCTCTCCCTAAACAAAACATCCTTTTCTCTTTACTTCTTCTTCTCCTAATTTGGTTTCTCCTTTCCATTTTCTATTGGGCCCATCCTGGCGGCCCAGCTTGGGGACGCCGTCGCCGCCGCCGCCTCCACCGCCACTGCCCCTCCACCATCCCTGGCCCAAGAGGGCTTCCCGTGATCGGCAGTATGAGGTTGATGACGGGCCTGTCCCACCAAAAAATCGCCTCTATGGCCAAATCCCTAGGAGCTACTCGTTTAATGGCTTTCTCACTCGCCAACACTCGCGTGATTGTCACATGCCACCCAGACGTAGCCAAAGACATCCTAAACAGTTCCGTGTTCGCTGACCGTCCGATCAAAGAATCAGCTTACTCTTTAATGTTCAATCGTGCCATTGGATTCGCTCCTTACGGAATTTACTGGCGTACCCTCCGTCGTATCGCTTCACACCATCTCTTCTGCCCTAAACAAATCAAATCCTCTGAATCACAACGCCGCCAAATCGCCTCCCAAATGGTCAAAATCTTGTCTTCCATTGCTACCTCATCCTCTCTTCCCATTCGTCAAACTCTTAAAACCGCTTCTTTGAATAACATCATGGGTTCGGTTTTCGGCCGGTTTTATAATCTCTCTGATTCAAACCCCGAAGTCCAACTCCTACAAACCCTTGTCGATGAAGGATATGATTTATTAGGCCTTCTTAATTGGTCCGACCATCTTCCCTTTTTGGCTGATTTCGACCCGCAAAATATCCGGTTCAGATGCTCCCGGTTGGTCCCGCAAGTGAACCGCTTCGTAACCCGGATCATCAACGAACACCGTCAAAAATCAAACCCAGAAATCATGGATTTCGTCGATGttcttctctctcttcaacAAAACGACAACCTTGCCGACTCCGATATCATCTCCGTTCTttgg gaAATGATATTTAGAGGGACGGACACGGTGGCGGTTTTGATAGAGTGGATTTTAGCAAGGATGGTGGTTCATAAGGAAGAGCAAGAAAAAGTACAAGAGGAATTAGATAACGTGGTTGGGAAATCACGTGCCGTTATGGAATCCGACATTCCGTCGTTGGTTTATTTAACGGCAGTAATTAAGGAAGTCCTAAGGTTGCATCCACCCGGCCCACTTCTGTCTTGGGCTCGCCTTGCTATTACGGATACAATCGTCGATGGTCATCACGTGCCTCGTGGGACCACTGCTATGGTTAACATGTGGTCGATAGCGCGGGACCCACAGATCTGGTCGGACCCACTTGAATTTAAGCCCGACAGGTTTGTCTCCGGTGGTGGTGCTGACGTGGAGTTTTCGATTATGGGTTCCGATCTTCGACTTGCTCCATTTGGGTCGGGTCGGAGGACTTGTCCTGGGAAGGCACTTGCTTGGACAACTGTCACTTTCTGGGTGGCTACACTTTTACATGAATTTAAATGGTTGCCTTCTCCTGATCAAAACGACGCCGTTGATTTCTCTGAAGTTCTTAAGCTCTCTTGTGAGATGGCCAATCCACTCAAGGTTAAATTATGTCCAAGGcgcatttaa
- the LOC120067610 gene encoding uncharacterized protein LOC120067610 — MGHQTTKKLWEDVKELVGVQSRAETDYLKRMFQQTRKATLKMSEYLTLTKKYADNLAFAGPPMSPPDLISQVLSGLDEEYNPVVVAVKSKGTTRWSDLQSDLLSYEKRLEYQLAIKTNITGMTNVSISSNSPSVNVVQNSPSTLSNPYRNSYGNNQSSNYRGGEEEIKGAVDGTMPLQPGLPAKLVER; from the coding sequence ATGGGGCATCAAACAACAAAGAAGCTATGGGAAGATGTCAAAGAACTTGTTGGAGTTCAGTCAAGGGCTGAAACTGACTACCTCAAGAGGATGTTCCAACAAACTCGCAAGGCAACCCTGAAAATGAGTGAGTATCTAACATTGACGAAGAAGTATGCTGACAATCTTGCTTTTGCAGGTCCACCAATGTCTCCTCCTGACCTCATATCCCAAGTGTTGTCTGGCCTCGATGAAGAATACAATCCGGTTGTTGTAGCAGTGAAAAGTAAAGGCACAACTAGGTGGTCTGATCTTCAATCTGACTTGCTATCCTAtgagaagagacttgaatatcAGCTGGCAATCAAGACTAACATCACCGGTATGACTAATGTGTCCATTTCCTCAAACTCACCCTCAGTTAATGTAGTGCAAAACAGTCCCAGCACTCTATCGAATCCTTATCGAAACTCCTATGGGAACAATCAATCCTCAAACTACAGAGGTGGGGAGGAAGAAATAAAGGGCGCGGTCGATGGAACAATGCCTCTACAACCAGGCCTACCTGCCAAACTTGTGGAAAGATAG